A region of the Pseudarthrobacter phenanthrenivorans Sphe3 genome:
TGCGGCAAACCCGGCAGGGCAGCCCGTCCCGTTTATACACAAAGTGCGCGTTGTCCCTGGCTGGGTAGGTTTCCGACTTGGGCAGCGCCGCAGCCCGTGCAGCCCCCGCCCGGCCCGCTGCTTTGCCGTGATCCGACCAATACTTGGGCGGCGTCGTAATGATCCGGCCGTCGGACACGCCGTCGTTCATGACGGACACGACGTCGCGCCACAGCCTGCGTGCCGCGGGCTCAGGAACGTCACTGCCCGGCAACCAGGGGTCCAGGCGGCGCCGGAACAGGACCTCGGCGCGGTAGACGTTGCCCACACCGGCGATGATCTTCTGGTCCATCAGGAGCGCCGCCAGCGGAGCCTTGCGGCCCTGCAGGTTTGCGGCGAAGCGCCCGGCGTCGCCCCGCAGGTTCCGGAGCGGGTCCGGACCCAGCCGGGCAAGGACGGCGTCAGCTTCGGCAGCGGTGATGGTTTCGCAGGTGGTTGCGCCCCGCAGGTCAGCCCAGCCGTTGCTGGCGGCAAGCCTGACCCGCACAGCCCCCACGGGTGCGGGCGGACCCGCGTAGCCGGCATCACCCCCGCCGTCCGCGTCGTCGTCGGCCGCCGCTGCGAAAGTCTCCTGCTCCCCTATCCGCCGCGGCGCACCAATGCTCGAGGAGCCGGTAAAGGTGCTGTCGCCGCCGAAGCTCCAGGCGCCGTAGAGGCCCAGGTGGACGTGCAGCACCAGGGCGTTGTCGAAGTGCAGGAAAAGGTGTTTTCCGTGTGCGTCGGCGGCCGTCATTCTGTGCCCGTCCAGGAGGGCGGCGCCCGCACTGAACCGTCCCTGCGGGCTGGACACACTGAGCCGCCGTCCGCCGAACACGTCCCCGAACTGCCGTGCCAGCCGGCGGACGGAATGCCCTTCAGGCACTAC
Encoded here:
- a CDS encoding Fpg/Nei family DNA glycosylase: MPEGHSVRRLARQFGDVFGGRRLSVSSPQGRFSAGAALLDGHRMTAADAHGKHLFLHFDNALVLHVHLGLYGAWSFGGDSTFTGSSSIGAPRRIGEQETFAAAADDDADGGGDAGYAGPPAPVGAVRVRLAASNGWADLRGATTCETITAAEADAVLARLGPDPLRNLRGDAGRFAANLQGRKAPLAALLMDQKIIAGVGNVYRAEVLFRRRLDPWLPGSDVPEPAARRLWRDVVSVMNDGVSDGRIITTPPKYWSDHGKAAGRAGAARAAALPKSETYPARDNAHFVYKRDGLPCRVCRTTVLMSELVGRKLYWCPSCQQS